One window of Pseudomonas urmiensis genomic DNA carries:
- a CDS encoding cytochrome c oxidase assembly protein, which yields MTSLPLKRLVRRLLLLTVVMFAFGFALVPIYDVMCKAFGINGKTGGQYAGSQVSDPSRTVRVQFMSTNASDMVWDFYSTADQIEVNPGAVNQMVFVAHNPTDKPMSAQAIPSITPAEAAAYFHKTECFCFTQQVLQPGERIEMPVRFIVDRDLPGNVKHLTLAYTLFDITARHPPVAHVAAEDVQRAR from the coding sequence ATGACCAGCCTGCCGCTCAAACGCCTGGTGCGACGCCTGCTGCTGCTGACGGTGGTGATGTTCGCCTTCGGCTTTGCCCTGGTGCCGATCTATGACGTGATGTGCAAGGCGTTCGGCATCAATGGCAAGACTGGCGGGCAGTACGCGGGCAGCCAGGTCAGCGATCCCTCGCGCACGGTACGCGTGCAGTTCATGTCGACCAACGCCAGCGACATGGTCTGGGATTTCTACTCCACCGCGGACCAGATCGAGGTCAACCCGGGGGCGGTGAACCAGATGGTCTTCGTTGCCCACAACCCGACCGACAAACCCATGAGCGCCCAGGCCATCCCCAGCATCACCCCGGCCGAGGCGGCAGCGTATTTCCACAAGACCGAGTGCTTCTGCTTTACCCAGCAGGTGCTGCAGCCCGGTGAACGCATCGAGATGCCGGTGCGCTTCATTGTTGACCGCGACCTGCCGGGCAACGTGAAGCACCTGACACTGGCCTACACCTTGTTCGACATCACCGCTCGTCACCCGCCGGTTGCGCATGTCGCCGCCGAGGACGTCCAGCGCGCCCGCTGA
- a CDS encoding carbonic anhydrase, translating into MPIKDPSKATPADAPAESADAALKHIVDGFLRFHHDVFPEQQELFKKLATAQKPRAMFITCADSRIVPELITQSSPGDLFVTRNVGNVVPPYGQMNGGVSTAIEYAVLALGVHHIIVCGHSDCGAMRAVLNPNSLEKMPTVKAWLRHAEVARTVVEDNCSCGSEHETMQVVTKENVIAQLHHLRTHPSVASRLAAGQLYIHGWIYDIETSKIEAYDAASDRFLPLTAGEPIPSATPRGRY; encoded by the coding sequence ATGCCCATCAAGGACCCATCCAAGGCCACTCCGGCTGATGCTCCCGCCGAGAGCGCCGATGCCGCCCTCAAGCATATCGTCGACGGCTTCCTGCGCTTCCACCATGACGTGTTTCCGGAGCAGCAGGAGCTGTTCAAGAAGCTCGCCACCGCGCAGAAGCCGCGCGCCATGTTCATCACTTGCGCCGATTCGCGCATCGTCCCTGAGCTGATCACCCAGAGCTCGCCTGGCGATCTGTTCGTGACTCGTAACGTCGGTAACGTTGTGCCGCCGTACGGCCAGATGAACGGCGGCGTGTCCACCGCCATCGAATACGCCGTATTGGCCTTGGGCGTGCACCACATCATCGTATGTGGCCACTCTGACTGCGGCGCCATGCGTGCGGTACTCAACCCCAATTCGTTGGAGAAGATGCCAACGGTCAAAGCCTGGCTGCGCCATGCTGAGGTCGCGCGCACGGTGGTCGAGGACAACTGCTCGTGTGGCAGTGAGCACGAGACCATGCAAGTGGTCACCAAAGAAAACGTCATCGCCCAGCTGCATCACTTGCGCACTCACCCCTCTGTGGCCTCGCGCCTGGCTGCCGGCCAGCTGTATATCCATGGTTGGATCTACGACATCGAGACCAGCAAGATTGAAGCCTATGATGCCGCCAGCGACCGCTTCCTGCCGTTGACCGCAGGCGAGCCGATCCCCAGCGCCACCCCGAGAGGCCGCTACTAA
- a CDS encoding SulP family inorganic anion transporter, whose protein sequence is MNKTQIKAALPRELLASVVVFLVALPLCMGIAIASGMPPAKGLITGIIGGIVVGFIAGSPLQVSGPAAGLAVLVFELVRQHGMAMLGPILLLAGLLQLLAGRFRLGCWFRVTAPAVVYGMLAGIGVLIVLSQVHVMFDTAPQPSGMQNLLEFPATLMAAMPLENAGSGWQAGALGLGTIAMMWAWERWRPQRLRFVPGALLGVATMTMISMWLALPVNRVVVPADLSEAIDWLRPDDLLKLADPTLLVAAFALAFIASAETLLSAAAVDRMHSGQRSDFDKELSAQGIGNMLCGILGALPMTGVIVRSSANVQAGAQTRASAILHGLWLLAFVVVLSSVLQQIPVASLAGVLVYTGVKLVDFKAFRGLGRYGRMPMFTYAATALAIIFTDLLTGVLLGFALTLLKLAFKAARLKINLVTLDKPGHMELRLSGAATFLKVPALTQVLEAVPAGTTLHVPLGNLSYIDHSCLELLEDWGRSNAAKGSRLKIEQRRLKRRIEGRIRTTAGVGV, encoded by the coding sequence GTGAACAAGACACAGATCAAAGCGGCCCTGCCGCGTGAGTTGCTGGCGTCGGTAGTGGTCTTTCTGGTGGCCCTGCCCTTGTGCATGGGCATCGCGATTGCCTCGGGCATGCCGCCGGCCAAGGGCCTGATCACCGGCATCATCGGTGGCATCGTCGTGGGCTTTATCGCAGGCTCGCCGCTGCAAGTCAGCGGCCCTGCCGCAGGCTTGGCGGTACTGGTGTTCGAGCTGGTGCGCCAGCATGGCATGGCCATGCTCGGGCCGATCCTGCTGTTGGCCGGTCTGCTGCAACTGCTGGCCGGACGCTTTCGCCTAGGTTGCTGGTTCCGGGTCACCGCGCCTGCCGTGGTGTACGGCATGCTCGCCGGTATTGGCGTGCTGATCGTGCTGTCTCAGGTGCATGTGATGTTCGACACCGCACCGCAGCCTTCCGGGATGCAAAACCTGCTGGAATTCCCAGCAACGTTAATGGCGGCGATGCCGCTGGAAAACGCGGGCAGTGGCTGGCAGGCGGGGGCATTAGGGCTGGGCACCATCGCCATGATGTGGGCCTGGGAGCGCTGGCGTCCGCAGCGTCTGCGTTTTGTTCCCGGTGCGCTGTTGGGCGTGGCGACGATGACGATGATCAGCATGTGGTTGGCGCTGCCAGTCAATCGCGTGGTGGTGCCGGCGGATTTGTCCGAGGCGATCGACTGGCTACGGCCTGATGACTTGCTGAAACTGGCCGATCCGACCTTGCTGGTAGCCGCTTTTGCCCTGGCCTTCATCGCCAGTGCCGAAACCCTGCTGTCGGCGGCAGCGGTAGACCGCATGCACAGTGGCCAACGTTCGGACTTCGACAAGGAACTGTCGGCCCAGGGTATCGGCAACATGCTCTGCGGCATCCTTGGCGCACTACCGATGACGGGGGTGATCGTGCGCAGCTCGGCCAACGTCCAGGCCGGTGCACAGACCCGCGCCTCGGCGATCCTGCATGGCCTCTGGCTGCTGGCATTCGTGGTGGTGCTGAGCAGCGTGCTGCAACAGATTCCGGTGGCGAGCCTGGCCGGTGTGTTGGTTTACACCGGAGTCAAACTGGTCGATTTCAAGGCCTTCCGCGGACTTGGTCGATATGGGCGGATGCCGATGTTCACCTACGCGGCGACCGCGCTGGCGATTATCTTCACTGACCTGCTGACCGGGGTGCTGTTGGGCTTTGCCCTGACCCTGTTGAAGCTGGCGTTCAAAGCTGCACGGCTGAAGATCAATCTGGTCACGCTCGACAAGCCTGGGCATATGGAGCTGCGTTTGAGCGGTGCGGCCACTTTCCTCAAGGTGCCGGCGTTGACCCAGGTACTCGAAGCGGTACCGGCCGGGACGACCTTGCATGTGCCGTTGGGTAATCTCAGCTATATCGACCACTCGTGCCTGGAATTGCTCGAGGACTGGGGACGCAGTAATGCCGCCAAGGGGTCGAGGTTGAAGATCGAGCAGCGGCGGTTGAAGCGCAGGATCGAGGGCAGGATTCGGACTACGGCTGGCGTGGGGGTTTAA
- a CDS encoding twin transmembrane helix small protein gives MLKAAIVLLLLATIASLFSGLVFLVKDDENSTRLLKALTVRVTLAALTLALVTWGLMSGQLVSHAPF, from the coding sequence ATGCTCAAGGCTGCGATTGTCCTGTTGCTGTTGGCCACCATCGCCAGCCTGTTCAGTGGCCTGGTATTTCTGGTCAAGGACGATGAGAACTCGACCCGCTTGCTCAAGGCGCTGACGGTGCGGGTCACCCTGGCGGCCCTGACGCTTGCGCTGGTCACCTGGGGCTTGATGAGCGGCCAGCTGGTGTCTCATGCGCCCTTTTAG
- the ctaD gene encoding cytochrome c oxidase subunit I, producing the protein MSAVIDDHAHGHEHAHGPAKGLMRWVLTTNHKDIGTMYLWFSFIMFLLGGSFAMVIRAELFQPGLQIVEPAFFNQMTTMHGLIMVFGAVMPAFVGLANWMIPLMIGAPDMALPRMNNFSFWLLPAAFLLLVSTLFSPGGGPNFGWTFYAPLSTTYAPASVTFFIFAIHLMGVSSIMGAINVIATILNLRAPGMTLMKMPLFVWTWLITAFLLIAVMPVLAGVVTMMLMDIHFGTSFFSAAGGGDPVLFQHVFWFFGHPEVYIMILPAFGAVSSIIPAFSRKPLFGYTSMVYATGAIAFLSFIVWAHHMFVVGIPVVGELFFMYATMLIAVPTGVKVFNWVSTMWEGALTFETPMLFAIAFVILFTIGGFSGLMLAIAPADFQYHDTYFVVAHFHYVLVPGAIFGIFASAYYWLPKWTGHMYDETLGKLHFWLSFVGMNLAFFPMHFVGLAGMPRRIPDYNLQFADFNMVSSVGAFMFGATQIFFLFIVIKCIRGGAPAPAKPWDGAEGLEWSVPSPAPYHTFQTPPQVK; encoded by the coding sequence ATGAGTGCAGTGATCGACGACCACGCCCACGGCCATGAGCACGCCCACGGTCCGGCCAAGGGCCTGATGCGCTGGGTGCTGACCACCAACCACAAGGACATCGGCACGATGTACCTGTGGTTCAGCTTCATCATGTTCCTGCTGGGCGGCTCGTTCGCCATGGTGATCCGCGCCGAGCTGTTCCAGCCGGGCTTGCAGATCGTGGAGCCGGCGTTCTTCAACCAGATGACCACCATGCATGGCCTGATCATGGTGTTCGGTGCGGTGATGCCGGCCTTCGTCGGTTTGGCCAACTGGATGATCCCACTGATGATCGGCGCGCCCGACATGGCCCTGCCGCGGATGAACAACTTCAGCTTCTGGCTGTTGCCAGCGGCCTTCCTGCTGCTGGTCTCGACCCTGTTCAGCCCCGGCGGTGGGCCGAACTTCGGCTGGACGTTCTACGCGCCGTTGTCCACCACTTACGCGCCAGCCAGTGTGACCTTCTTCATCTTCGCCATTCACCTGATGGGGGTCAGTTCGATCATGGGCGCGATCAACGTGATCGCCACCATCCTCAACCTGCGCGCGCCCGGCATGACCTTGATGAAAATGCCGCTGTTCGTCTGGACCTGGCTGATCACCGCGTTCCTGCTGATCGCGGTAATGCCGGTGCTGGCGGGCGTGGTGACCATGATGCTGATGGACATCCACTTCGGCACCAGCTTCTTCAGCGCCGCCGGCGGTGGTGATCCGGTGTTGTTCCAGCATGTGTTCTGGTTCTTCGGCCATCCCGAGGTGTACATCATGATCCTGCCGGCATTCGGCGCGGTCAGCTCGATCATCCCGGCGTTCTCGCGCAAGCCGCTGTTCGGCTACACCTCGATGGTCTATGCCACTGGGGCGATCGCCTTCCTGTCGTTCATCGTCTGGGCCCACCACATGTTCGTGGTCGGCATCCCGGTAGTCGGTGAGCTGTTCTTCATGTACGCCACCATGCTCATCGCAGTGCCCACCGGGGTGAAGGTGTTCAACTGGGTCAGCACCATGTGGGAGGGCGCGCTGACCTTCGAGACGCCGATGCTGTTTGCCATCGCCTTCGTCATTCTGTTCACCATTGGTGGCTTCTCCGGGCTGATGCTGGCGATTGCCCCGGCGGACTTCCAGTACCACGACACCTACTTCGTGGTCGCGCATTTCCATTATGTGCTGGTGCCGGGGGCGATCTTTGGCATCTTCGCCTCGGCCTACTACTGGCTACCGAAATGGACCGGCCACATGTACGACGAAACCCTCGGCAAGCTGCATTTCTGGCTGTCGTTCGTCGGTATGAACCTGGCCTTCTTCCCCATGCACTTCGTTGGCCTGGCCGGCATGCCGCGGCGGATTCCCGACTACAACCTGCAATTTGCCGACTTCAACATGGTCTCGTCGGTTGGCGCATTCATGTTTGGCGCCACGCAGATCTTCTTCCTGTTCATCGTTATCAAGTGCATTCGTGGCGGCGCCCCGGCACCGGCCAAGCCCTGGGACGGTGCCGAGGGGCTGGAGTGGTCGGTGCCTTCGCCGGCGCCGTACCACACCTTCCAGACCCCACCGCAAGTGAAGTAG
- the coxB gene encoding cytochrome c oxidase subunit II encodes MMRHPHVWMGLLLWSVFGQAHGAWTVNMAPGATEVSHAVFDLHMTIFWICVVIGIVVFGAMFWSMVIHRRSTGQQPAHFHEHTWVEILWTVVPFLILVVMAIPATKTLIDIYDASESDIDIQVTGYQWKWHYKYLGQDVEFFSNLATPAEQIQNKAPKDEHYLLEVDQPLVLPVGAKVRFLVTAADVIHSWWVPAFAVKRDAIPGFVNEAWTRIEKPGIYRGQCTELCGKDHGFMPVVVEVKSKADYDTWLGERKAEAAKLKELTSKEWTLEELVERGDKVYHTTCVACHQAEGQGLPPMFPALKGSKIATGPKDEHLGIVFHGKPGTAMAAFGKQLSEVDIAAVVTYERNAWGNNKGDMVTPKDVLALKQAEGQ; translated from the coding sequence ATGATGCGACATCCACATGTCTGGATGGGCCTTCTGTTGTGGTCGGTTTTCGGTCAGGCGCACGGCGCATGGACCGTCAACATGGCGCCGGGGGCTACGGAAGTCTCCCACGCTGTGTTCGACCTACACATGACCATCTTCTGGATCTGCGTGGTCATCGGCATCGTGGTATTCGGCGCGATGTTCTGGTCGATGGTCATCCACCGCCGCTCCACCGGCCAGCAGCCGGCGCATTTCCACGAACATACCTGGGTGGAAATTCTCTGGACCGTGGTCCCCTTCCTGATTCTGGTGGTGATGGCCATCCCGGCCACCAAGACCCTGATCGACATCTATGACGCCAGCGAGTCGGACATCGACATCCAGGTCACCGGCTACCAGTGGAAATGGCACTACAAGTACCTGGGCCAGGACGTCGAGTTCTTCAGCAACCTGGCCACCCCCGCCGAGCAAATCCAGAACAAGGCCCCCAAGGACGAGCATTACCTGCTCGAAGTCGATCAGCCGCTGGTACTGCCGGTGGGCGCCAAAGTGCGCTTCCTGGTCACTGCCGCCGATGTCATCCACTCCTGGTGGGTGCCGGCTTTCGCGGTCAAGCGTGACGCCATCCCTGGTTTCGTCAACGAGGCCTGGACCCGAATCGAGAAGCCCGGCATCTACCGCGGCCAGTGCACCGAGTTGTGCGGCAAAGACCACGGGTTCATGCCGGTGGTGGTCGAGGTCAAGTCCAAGGCCGACTACGACACCTGGCTTGGCGAGCGCAAGGCAGAAGCGGCCAAGCTCAAGGAGCTGACCAGCAAGGAATGGACCCTTGAAGAGCTGGTCGAGCGTGGCGACAAGGTCTACCACACCACTTGCGTGGCCTGTCACCAGGCCGAGGGCCAGGGCTTGCCGCCGATGTTCCCGGCGCTCAAGGGCTCGAAGATCGCCACCGGGCCGAAGGATGAGCACCTGGGGATTGTCTTCCACGGCAAACCGGGCACCGCCATGGCGGCTTTCGGCAAGCAGCTTTCGGAGGTCGATATCGCCGCCGTGGTGACCTACGAGCGCAACGCCTGGGGCAACAACAAGGGCGACATGGTCACGCCGAAGGATGTACTGGCGCTCAAGCAGGCAGAAGGCCAATGA
- a CDS encoding cytochrome c oxidase subunit 3, which translates to MASHDHYYVPAQSKWPIIATVGMFITVFGLGTWFNDMKAGHPDSLGPLIFFVGALCLAYMLFGWFGAVIKESKAGLYSPQMDRSFRWGMSWFIFSEVMFFLAFFGALFYVRVLAGPWLGGEGDKGVAHMLWPSFEFAWPLLHTPDPKLFPPPKDIIDPWHLPLINTILLVSSSVTITIAHHALRKDHRGPLKLWLGLTIVLGLSFLALQAYEYYEAYTHLGLTLGSGIYGATFFMLTGFHGAHVTLGTLILIVMFCRVLRGHFNADKHFGFEAASWYWHFVDVVWVGLFIFVYVL; encoded by the coding sequence ATGGCAAGTCATGATCACTACTACGTCCCGGCGCAGAGCAAATGGCCGATCATCGCCACGGTCGGCATGTTCATCACCGTGTTCGGCCTGGGTACCTGGTTCAATGATATGAAGGCTGGCCACCCGGATTCCCTCGGGCCGCTGATCTTCTTCGTTGGTGCCTTGTGCCTGGCTTACATGCTGTTCGGTTGGTTTGGCGCGGTGATCAAGGAGAGCAAGGCGGGGTTGTACAGCCCGCAGATGGACCGTTCGTTCCGTTGGGGCATGAGCTGGTTCATCTTCAGCGAGGTGATGTTCTTCCTGGCCTTCTTTGGCGCGCTGTTCTACGTGCGGGTGCTGGCCGGGCCATGGCTGGGCGGCGAGGGTGACAAGGGCGTGGCGCACATGCTCTGGCCGAGCTTCGAGTTTGCCTGGCCGCTGCTACACACGCCGGACCCGAAACTATTCCCGCCGCCCAAGGACATCATCGACCCGTGGCACTTGCCGCTGATCAACACCATCTTGCTGGTCAGCTCCAGTGTGACCATCACCATCGCCCACCATGCGCTGCGCAAGGATCACCGTGGCCCGCTGAAACTGTGGCTGGGGCTGACCATTGTCTTGGGGCTGTCGTTTTTGGCGTTGCAGGCCTATGAGTATTACGAGGCCTATACCCATCTGGGCCTGACCCTGGGGTCGGGGATCTACGGGGCGACGTTCTTCATGCTTACCGGTTTCCACGGCGCGCATGTGACCTTGGGTACGTTGATCTTGATCGTGATGTTCTGTCGGGTGTTGCGTGGGCATTTCAATGCCGACAAGCATTTTGGTTTTGAGGCGGCCAGTTGGTATTGGCACTTCGTCGATGTGGTTTGGGTGGGGCTGTTTATCTTCGTGTACGTCCTGTAG